GGCGACCACGCGGACGGTGAAGCCGGGGGTGCCGGTCAGCTGCTCCTGCAGGGCGCGTTGCAGCCCGGACAGGCCGAGCTGGTCACCGGCGGCGTACCGCGGAGCACCGTCCTCGGCGGACTCCTCGAGCACCTCCGCGGTCGCCGGGCCCACCCGCCCGAGCAGCGCGGAGGCGAAGCGGGCGCTGGGGGCCAGCAGCCGGGTGTCGGTGGGGAAGACGGCGCCGGGCAGGTCGAACACCTGGGCGCGGATCGCCTCGAAGTCCGGCCGGCGCAGCGTGATGACCGGGACGAACTGGCCGTCCGGGGCGGCCTCCACGTCGGCGACGACGTCCTCGGCGGCGACCCCGGTGGCCGCCGACAGCGCCCCGGCCAGCGCGGGCAGGTCGGTGACCTGGCCGGGGTCCACGCCGACGGTGACGACCTCGGTGGGGGTGAACAGCGGCTCGCCGTCGGCGTCGGTGACCGGCGCGCGCTCGGGCAGGGACCGCTCGAGCTGGAGGCGCTGCCCGTCGGCCAGCTCGGGGTGCACCAGCGTGGGCTCGGCGACGACGTCCCAGCCGTCCTCGCCCTCCTGCAGCCGCAGGGTGGCCGGGTAGACCCAGTCGGGGGCGGCCGCGAGGTCCCAGGTGGCCGTCCAGCCGACGGTGGCGGCGCCGTCCTCGACGGCGACCTGGCCGACCTCGGCGGTGAGCGCGGCGTCGGGCAGGTCGGCCGCGGTCTGCTCGAGCAGCGCGGTCACCGCGCCCGGGTCGGTGGTGGCGCCGGCGGCGGCCGCGGTGTCCCCGGCCGACCAGTCGGCGAGGAAGGCGCGGGCCGCGGCGCGGACGTCGTCCTCCGCGTTGCCGGAGCAGGCGGCCAGCACCGGCACGGCCAGCAGTGTGAGCGTGGACCCCAGGACGGTCCCCCGACGTGTGCGCACGGATCGACAGCGTTCCAGACCCACGGCCCCGGTCGCAGGCGGCAGGCCCGGTGACGGGCTGGAACGGCCCTCCTGCAGAGACCCGGTCCGAGCTGGTGACGGGCTGGAACGGCCCTCCTGCAGGGACCCGGCCCGAGCGGAGCGAGGGTCGGGGGGCAGGAGGGTCCTTCGATCAGAACAGCACGCTGGAGAACACCCCGACCTCGCGGAAGCCCACCCGCGCGTAGGCGGCGCGGGCGGCGGCGTTGAAGTCGTTGACGTAGAGGCTCACGACCGGCGCGATCGCGCTGCGGGCGTACTCCACGACGGCGGCGGTGCCCGCGGTGCCGATGCCGCGGCCGCGGTGGGCGGGGGCGACCCACACGCCCTGCACCTGGCAGGCGCTGCGCGACACCGCGCCGATCTCGGCCTTGAACAGCACCTCGCCGCCCTCGATCCAGGCCAGCGACTGCCCGGCGCGCACCAGCTCGACCACCCGGGCGCGGTAGCCGGCGCCGCCGTCCACCCGCAGCGGGCTGACCCCGACCTCCTCGGTGAACATCGCCACCGCCGCCGGCAGCAGCACGTCGACCTCGGCCGGGCGGACCGGGCGCACCCGCGGCTCGGGGGCCAGCGCCGGCGGACCGTCGATCGCCAGCAGCGGCTGCCGGGGCCGGTGGTCGCGGGCCGGGCCCCACGCCGGGCCGAGCAACTCCCACAGCGGCTCGACCGCGGCGGCCGGGCCGACGATGGTCGAGCAGCGCCGGCCGGCGCGCAGCGCGCGGTCGGCGAACGCGGCCGCCGCGGCGCGCTCGGCGCCGGGCAGGGCGAAGGGGATCAGGTTGGCCCCGGCCAGGCACACCGCGTCCAGCGAGCGCCCGCGGCCCAGCCCCCACAGCGGGGCGCCGAGGGCCGCCGGTGCGGTGCCGGCGGCCTCCACCCGCCCCGCGACGACGCAGGCGGCCACCGGGTCGGTGGCGAACAGGGCGCGGACGGCGGGCTCGTCGGTCTCGTCGAGGACCCGCGCTGACGGGGTGGTCAGCACCGGGAGGGTCAGCCGACGCTGACGACGGGCGGGCCGGCCGGCGACCCGCCGTCGACCTGCTCGGCCGCGGGCATCTCGGCGGCCAGGCGCATGGCCTCCTCGATGAGCGTCTCGACGATCTTCGACTCGGGCACGGTCTTGATGACCTCGCCCTTGACGAAGATCTGGCCCTTGCCGTTCCCCGAGGCCACCCCCAGGTCGGCCTCCCGGGCCTCGCCCGGGCCGTTCACCACGCAGCCCATGACCGCGACGCGCAGCGGGACCTCCATGCCCTGCAGGCCGGCGGTCACCTCGTCGGCCAGCGTGTAGACGTCGACCTGTGCCCGGCCGCAGGACGGGCAGCTGACGATCTCCAGGCCGCGCTGGCGCAGGTTCAGCGACTCCAAGATCTGGTTGCCGACCTTGACCTCCTCGGCCGGCGGGGCGGACAGCGAGACCCGGATCGTGTCGCCGATGCCCTGGCTCAGCAGCGCGCCGAAGGCGACGGCGGACTTGATGGTGCCCTGGAAGGCGGGGCCGGCCTCGGTGACGCCCAGGTGCAGCGGGTAGTCGCACTGCGCGGCCAGCAGCTCGTAGGCGCGCACCATGACCACCGGGTCGTTGTGCTTGACCGAGATCTTGATGTCGCGGAAGTCGTGCTCCTCGAACAGCGAGCACTCCCACAGCGCGGACTCCACCAGCGCCTCCGGCGTCGCCTTGCCGTACTTGGCGAGCAGCCGCTTGTCCAGCGAGCCGGCGTTGACGCCGATCCGGATCGGGGTGCCGGCCGCCTTGGCGGCCCTGGCGATGTCGCCGACCTTGTCGTCGAACTTCTTGATGTTGCCGGGGTTGACGCGGACGGCGGCGCACCCGGCGTCGATCGCGGCGAAGACGTAGCGCGGCTGGAAGTGGATGTCGGCGATGACCGGGATCTGCGACTTCTTCGCGATGATCGGCAGCGCCTCGGCGTCGTCGGTGTCCGGGACGGCGACGCGCACGATCTGGCAGCCCGAGGCGGTGAGCTCGGCGATCTGCTGCAGCGTGGCGTTGATGTCGGCGGTCTTGGTCGTCGTCATCGACTGGACGCTGACCGGGTGGTCGCTGCCGACGCCGACGGTGCCGACCATGAGCTGGCGGGTCTTGCGCCGGGGCGCCAGCACGGGCGGGGGCAGCGCGGGCATGCCGAGACCGACGGAGGTCGTCATGGTCCCGAGTATCCCCGCAGCGGCGCGACCGGTGCCGACGGCTACTGCAGTGTGATCGGGTTGACGATGTCGGCGATGAGCAGCAGGCCGGAGAGCACCACGAACAGGCCGGCGACGACGTAGGCGACCGGCATCAGCCGGGCGATGTCGAACGGGCCGGGGTCGGGGCGGCCGCGCAGCCGGGCGACGACCGAGCGCGCCTTCTCGTACAGCGCCCCGGCGACGTGCCCGCCGTCCAGCGGGTAGATCGGCAGCAGGTTGAACAGGAACAGCACCAGGTTGATGCTGGCCAGCAGCTGCAGGAAGGTGCTGACCTTCTGCAGCGTGGTCAGCTCCGGGATGGAGAACACCTCACCGGAGATGCGGCCCACCCCCACGACCCCGATCGGGCCGTTGGGGTCGCGCTCCTCGCCCAGGAAGGCCGCGCGGAACAGCTGCGGGATGCGCTCGGGGATCTCGACCAGGCGCTCGACGGCGCCGGTCACGACCATGGCGAAGTAGCCGGGGATGGCGGCGACGTCCTGCCGGGCCAGCTCCGGCACGGGGGAGACACCGAGGTAGCCGGCGGTCGTGGTGCCCTCGGTGGGGTCGGTCGGGTCGGCGTAGACGGTGTTGGGGATCGGCGTGACGGTCAGCTGCCGCCGCTCGCCGTCCCGCTCGACGGTGAGGTCCAGCGGCCGCCCGGGGCTGCTGCGGATCCCCTCCTGCACCGCCGTCCAGCTGTCGTAGGCGGTCGGCTCCAGCGGCTGCCCGGCGACCG
This window of the Geodermatophilus sp. DSM 44513 genome carries:
- a CDS encoding DUF4081 domain-containing GNAT family N-acetyltransferase, with the translated sequence MLTTPSARVLDETDEPAVRALFATDPVAACVVAGRVEAAGTAPAALGAPLWGLGRGRSLDAVCLAGANLIPFALPGAERAAAAAFADRALRAGRRCSTIVGPAAAVEPLWELLGPAWGPARDHRPRQPLLAIDGPPALAPEPRVRPVRPAEVDVLLPAAVAMFTEEVGVSPLRVDGGAGYRARVVELVRAGQSLAWIEGGEVLFKAEIGAVSRSACQVQGVWVAPAHRGRGIGTAGTAAVVEYARSAIAPVVSLYVNDFNAAARAAYARVGFREVGVFSSVLF
- the ispG gene encoding flavodoxin-dependent (E)-4-hydroxy-3-methylbut-2-enyl-diphosphate synthase; its protein translation is MTTSVGLGMPALPPPVLAPRRKTRQLMVGTVGVGSDHPVSVQSMTTTKTADINATLQQIAELTASGCQIVRVAVPDTDDAEALPIIAKKSQIPVIADIHFQPRYVFAAIDAGCAAVRVNPGNIKKFDDKVGDIARAAKAAGTPIRIGVNAGSLDKRLLAKYGKATPEALVESALWECSLFEEHDFRDIKISVKHNDPVVMVRAYELLAAQCDYPLHLGVTEAGPAFQGTIKSAVAFGALLSQGIGDTIRVSLSAPPAEEVKVGNQILESLNLRQRGLEIVSCPSCGRAQVDVYTLADEVTAGLQGMEVPLRVAVMGCVVNGPGEAREADLGVASGNGKGQIFVKGEVIKTVPESKIVETLIEEAMRLAAEMPAAEQVDGGSPAGPPVVSVG
- a CDS encoding site-2 protease family protein, with the protein product MLLTVLGIVAFAIGLLLSIAFHEYGHFYWARKFGMRVPQFMVGFGPTVFSRTRGETEYGVKAVPLGGYIRIVGMIPPAEADESARATRMRSFIAEVRGQAQDDVRPGDEGRLFWAKPWWQRVVVMSAGPLHNLVLAALLFTVLLTVVGTGVITTQVREVPACVLPAGAVTAVAEDPCAVPITPEGQTCQAGTPGCALPRESPAAAAGLRPGDTIVAVAGQPLEPTAYDSWTAVQEGIRSSPGRPLDLTVERDGERRQLTVTPIPNTVYADPTDPTEGTTTAGYLGVSPVPELARQDVAAIPGYFAMVVTGAVERLVEIPERIPQLFRAAFLGEERDPNGPIGVVGVGRISGEVFSIPELTTLQKVSTFLQLLASINLVLFLFNLLPIYPLDGGHVAGALYEKARSVVARLRGRPDPGPFDIARLMPVAYVVAGLFVVLSGLLLIADIVNPITLQ